The genomic window GGGATCGGCAAGACCGTGTGGTTCGAGGTGGGAGCGGGTGTCGGCGGCGACGGCGTGCGCGATCACCGGGGGTGTGCTGCGCTTGAAGGTGTGGAGGAGGAGCCCATGTCCGAAACGACGCGATCTTCCCGGCACCTGAGCGGTATGCGGGGCGCCCGCTACGGCGAGGTGCTTCTCATCTCGCCGAGCGAGGACGGCGGACTCAAGGCGGCCGTCTACAACACCTTCGGTCTCAACGACTGCCCGCTCGACAAGTGGAACGCGCTCGACGCGCGCGCACTCGCCGAGCAGTTCCAGGTGCCGATGGTGTTCCTCAACGGGCCCCGCTTCTGGACGATCGACGAGGTCACGACGTACGCGTGGGGCGACGTCGAGAAGTTCGACGGTCTGGAGGCGCGCTGGGCGGCCGAGGTCCGCATCCCTCCGGACATCGACGTCTCCGGGGCGTCGGCCAGGAAGTACTACGTCGAGACCACGGTGGCGCGGGACACCGAGTACGTCCTGGCCGCGGGCAGGCCCGTGTACGCGCTGGTCGGTCCGGGGGAGCGGATGTACGTGCTCCAGGCGTACTCCCACACCGTGGACGGCAGCCAGACGATCGACTCCCTGGCCACGCTCGGTGACCGGCTCCGGCTGCCGGAGGGCTGGCGGTTCCGGGTCGGCACTCCCGACGAGGACCTGCACGTGCGGACGGCCGACAACAAGGCCACCGTCGTGCAGGACGAGCTGGAGAACACCTACATGCTCCACGTCCGGTGAGCCGTCCCAGCCACCGCCACCGTCACCGTCACCGCGTCACGTCCGGCGGATCGCCCGCCCGGCCAGGACGTCCGTGCGCTTGCCGTCCTCGATGACGAACCTGCCGTCGATGAGGACGTGCGGGATGCCGGTCGGGAGGGTGCGGGGCGCCTCGAACGTCGAACCGGCCGCGACCGTGTCCGGGTCGAAGAGGACGAGGTCGGCGCGGTAGCCCTCGCGTACGTGGCCGCGGTCGCCGAGCCGGAGGCGGGCCGCCGGCCTTCCGGTCAGGTGGTGGACCGTCTCCTCCAGGGACAGGACGCCGAGTTCGCGGGCGTAGTGGCCGAGGTAGTGCGGGAAGGTGCCGTACGCGCGCGGGTGCGGCTTGACGCCCTGGAGGATGCCGTCGGAACCGCCGGTGTGGACGTGGTGGCGCATGATCGCGCGGACGTTCTCCTCGTGGCCGACGTGCTGGAGGATCGTCGAGCCGAGGCGGTCGTCGAGCAGCAGTCGGCGGGCGGTGGTCCAGCCGTCCAGGCGGCGGCCCACGAAGTCCGCGAGCGCGGGGTCGGCGACGCCGGAGATCTCGATCGTGTCCCAGTCCATGGGCACGCCGTGGCAGCCGTCGGAGCCGATGACCTCCAGGTGGTGGCGGATCTTCTCGGCCGTCTCGTCGTCCCGCAGCCGGGCCGTGACGGCTTCCGGCCCGCCCTCGCTCGCCCAGCTGGGCAGCAGCGCGACGAGGGTCGTGCAGCCCGGGGTGTACGGGTAGGTGTCGAGGGAGATGTCGGCGCCCGCGTCGAGCGCCTCGTCGAGCAGGGTGAGCAGCTCGGGGGCGCGGCCCTTGTTCACGCCGAAGTTCATGGTGGCGTGGGCGAGATGGAGGGCGCAGCCGGCGGCCCGGGTGAGGCCGACCATCTCCTCGTACGCCTCCAGGGCGCCGGCGCCGTAGGAGCGGTGGTGCGGGCAGTAGTAGCCGCCGTACGACGCCACCACCCGGCACAGCTCGGTGAGTTCGGCGTCGTCCGCGTACATGCCGGGGGTGTAGGTGAGGCCGGACGACATGCCGACGGCGCCCTGCTCCATGCCCTCGGCGACGAGCTGCTTCATGCGCGCCAGCTCTTCGGGGCTCGCCCCGCGGTCGTCCCAGCCGACCGCGAACATCCGGACCGTTCCCTGGGGGATCAGATAGGCCGCGTTGACGGCGATGCCCCGGCCGCCGTGGGAGCGGTCGAGCCGGTCCAGGTACTCGCCGACGCTCCGCCAGTCGAAGTCGATGTCCGAACCGTCGCCGTTCCAGCCGGTGATGGCCTTGCGGACCTCGGCGAGAGTGCGGTCGTCGACGGGCGCGTACGACAGTCCGTCCTGGCCGAGGACCTCCAGGGTCACGCCCTGAGCCGCCTTGGCGCTGTGGTCGGGGTCGCGGAGCAGCGCGAGATCGCTGTGCGCGTGCATGTCGATGAAGCCGGGGGAGAGGGCCAGGCCGGCCGCGTCGAGGACGCGGCGACCGGTGAGGCGTTCGCCCCCTTCGCCGGACCGGGATATCGCGGTGATGCGGCCGTCCGTGACGCCGACGTCGGCGCGGTACGAGGCGTCGCCGGTGCCGTCGACGACGCGTGCGCCGCGGATGACGAGGTCCATGTCAGATCTCCTGTCCGCTCTCCTGTCCGCGCATGTCAGAAGAAGGTGCGGACGTAGTCGGTGACCGTGCCGTCCGCCTCCGCCACCGGGATCAGCTGCCACTTGTCGAACGACGTGCACGGGTGCGACAGGCCCATCCCGACCCAGTCGCCGACCTCCAGCTCCGCGTCGTCGTCCGTGCGGATCCACGCGTGCTGGTCGGACAGGCCGGTGACGGTGATGCCGGTGGCCGGGCGGACGGCGCCGGTGCGCGGGTCGCGGACGACCTGGGCCTCGGGCAGGTCGAGGTCGTACGCGGCGTCACGCTTGC from Streptomyces formicae includes these protein-coding regions:
- a CDS encoding ATP-binding protein, translating into MNQHIEWRLPRSPRSAGRARAFLAGQAKDWKLPDDTTETAVLLLSELVTNACRHARVPPGREVWTRCVLRRDGVLRIEVSDASDVLPRPRAAAPDEESGRGLALVEALADAWGAYPRACGIGKTVWFEVGAGVGGDGVRDHRGCAALEGVEEEPMSETTRSSRHLSGMRGARYGEVLLISPSEDGGLKAAVYNTFGLNDCPLDKWNALDARALAEQFQVPMVFLNGPRFWTIDEVTTYAWGDVEKFDGLEARWAAEVRIPPDIDVSGASARKYYVETTVARDTEYVLAAGRPVYALVGPGERMYVLQAYSHTVDGSQTIDSLATLGDRLRLPEGWRFRVGTPDEDLHVRTADNKATVVQDELENTYMLHVR
- a CDS encoding N-acyl-D-amino-acid deacylase family protein, with protein sequence MDLVIRGARVVDGTGDASYRADVGVTDGRITAISRSGEGGERLTGRRVLDAAGLALSPGFIDMHAHSDLALLRDPDHSAKAAQGVTLEVLGQDGLSYAPVDDRTLAEVRKAITGWNGDGSDIDFDWRSVGEYLDRLDRSHGGRGIAVNAAYLIPQGTVRMFAVGWDDRGASPEELARMKQLVAEGMEQGAVGMSSGLTYTPGMYADDAELTELCRVVASYGGYYCPHHRSYGAGALEAYEEMVGLTRAAGCALHLAHATMNFGVNKGRAPELLTLLDEALDAGADISLDTYPYTPGCTTLVALLPSWASEGGPEAVTARLRDDETAEKIRHHLEVIGSDGCHGVPMDWDTIEISGVADPALADFVGRRLDGWTTARRLLLDDRLGSTILQHVGHEENVRAIMRHHVHTGGSDGILQGVKPHPRAYGTFPHYLGHYARELGVLSLEETVHHLTGRPAARLRLGDRGHVREGYRADLVLFDPDTVAAGSTFEAPRTLPTGIPHVLIDGRFVIEDGKRTDVLAGRAIRRT